The genomic stretch TTCTTCAACCAATAGCACATTTTCTTTAAAAGAAATTTTACCAGCTACCGTATCCATGCTTATTTCAAACGGCAAAGAAATTTCACTATTTTCTGGCTTTTCTTCAGATTTTATAATCTTTACTTTTAAATTGGTTACTTCAGCTGCATTATAAATCTTTTGATATCTAGCTACAAACTCATCTTTTGCCAAATCTTTTTTAGCTTCTTGAGATAGATAAGAATACATGTCTTCAAATTTTTGGTCATTCCAAAGCTTCACATATTGTTTAAAGCGATCGTTTGCTGCTTCTTCATTTGAACAGCCCGCTATAATCATGATTAACAGCATCAAACAAAGCATTTTAAATCTTTTCATCGATTCATCCCCTTCACTTGTACTTTTTTCCTTTAATATTAAATTTTACATATACATTCTCAATTTAAGCAACTTTTTTCGTTCATTTGTTATACATCATACACATATGATTGTTTTCGACAAAAATTCAAGATGTTTTGCGAAATTTTTTTGAACAATTTGTGAATATTTTGTGTCTATTTTGTTAATCATTTGATATAATAAGTGTAAGAAGTTGTAAACAGGAGGCGATTAAAGTGAAAAAGTTCTTACAGTTTTACTTTTTATTTAGTTCTCTGTTCTGTTTTGGAAGCGTTTTCGTTTTGTTTCTCGTAAAAGAATATTATTTCGCACCTTTGTTTTTAACATTAGGATGCTTAAATATCTTCTTATTTAAAGTCTATATCCAGCAAACTAAAAAAGTCGATCAAGCTGTTCCTACTAAACCAAAACCAACAACCTAAAAAGCCGCTCTTTTATGAGTCGGCTTTTTTTTATTATCTATTATTTCGGAAACGAATGATTTGCTACCACTTCTCCAATAGGCGATTGAGTTTTTATACCTACAGGTAAAAGGGGAAACAGCAGCTCTGCTACATTATAAGCTTCTTCTAGATGTGGATAGCCAGATAAGATGAATGTATCCACTCCAATGGAATGATATTCCTTTATGCGTTTTGCTACATTTTCAGCACTCCCAACTAGTGCCGTACCAGCGCCTCCTCTAACCAATCCAACTCCAGCCCATAAATTAGGAGCTATAGTTAACTGGTCTCTTGTACCATGGTGAAGAGAAGACATTCTCTGTTGACCAACTGAATCATAACGAGCAAATGTAGCTTGTGCAGCTTGAATCGTTTTTTCATCCAGATGTTGAATTAATCTATCTGCTGCTTGCCATGCTTCCTCTTCTGTTTCACGAACAATAACATGCAAGCGGATACCAAACTTAATATCACGGCCATTTGCTTTTGTCTGAACAGCCTTTATCTTCTGTTTTACTTGTTCTACTGGTTCTCCCCAAGTTAAGTATACATCTGAATGCTGAGCTCCAACGTGCTGACCTGCTTCTGATGACCCTCCAAAATAGATAGGCGGATGTGGTTGTTGTACTGGCGGAAACAATAGCTCACTTTCTTTAACGCGAATATGACTTCCATGAAAGTTGACTTTCTCACCTTTTAATAACCTTTTCCATACCGATAGAAACTCATCAGTTACTTCATAACGCTCATTGTGATTTAAGAAAACACCATCCCCTGCAAGCTCAACTGGATCTCCTCCTGTTACAACGTTTACCAATAAGCGGCCATTTGAGATTCTGTCCAACGTCGATGTCATCCGGGCTGCTACCGTCGGTGTCATAATACCTGGACGAACGGCCACAAGGAACTTCAGACGCTCTGTTTCTGGAATTAACGATGCAGCCAACAGCCACGGGTCTTCGCAAGATTTACCAGTAGGTATAAGTACACCTTCGTATCCTAATCTATCAGCAGCTTGAGCAACTTGACGAAAATACGTATAGTCAGCTGATCTTCCTCGTTTATTTGTTCCTAAATAACGCCCATCGCCGTGAGACGGAATAAACCATAATATTTTCATAATCTTTCTCCCCTTTATTCGTTAATGTGTCCCTGTATAACTTTCTCTCCATTTCAATAACCGCTTTTCGAGCAGCCGAACAAATGAATCCGACAGTTTACCAACTACAGCAAAAATAATGATACCCACAAAAACAATATCTGTTTGAGAAAACTGTCTCGCATCCATAATCATATAACCAATACCTTCACTTGATCCCATAAGCTCTGCTACGACTAACCCTAGCCAAGCAATGCCCAGCGATAGTCTAATTCCTAACAGAATACTTGGTAAAGCAGCTGGAAGAATTAATCTTGTTACTTGCTTCCATCTGCTAAACTGTAAGATGCGAGCAACATCAAATAATTTTGAATCCACTCCTCTAATTCCTAAAAATGTGTTTACATAAATCGGAAAGAATGCTCCTTTAGCAATTAAAAGTACCTTTGACACTTCACCAAAACCAAACCACAAGATAAATAATGGAGCAACCGCTAGATGTGGTACCGTACGAAGCATTTGGATGGATGGATCCATATACGCTTCAGTTTTACTTGAAAATCCAACAATAATTCCAAAGACTAATCCAAGTCCCGCTCCAACTAAAAAACCAAGAGCAGCTCGAAAGATACTAACCTGCAAGTGGCTTGGAAGCTCTCCTGTTAGAATCAATTGTTGAAACGCGATAACAATATCTAAAGGTGTAGGCAGTACTGTACTCGATACAATCCCCATTGAACCAATAATTTGCCATACGATTGTTAGTAGAGTTGGAAATAATAAGCCTCTCAACAAAACTTTCTTTTTATTCTGACTTTTCGATTTGGTTTTTGTTTGATTTTCTTCACTCACAACCACTCTAGGCTGAATGTGACTCGTAACAGCAGTTGATTTCTCCACTTTATTCACCTTCTTCTAGCTCTTTCAGTGCTTTTTCAATATAGCTATTGTCCACAATCTTACTCGTATCGATCTTTTTCTTAATTACGCTTAATGAATACTGAAAGTCAGCTGTTTTCTGCTGTTCAGCAATAATCTCATCTGTAATAGGTATATTTATAGGTGGGTTATTTTCCAATACTTTCCTTACGATTTTAGAATCAATTTTCTTTTCTTTGGCAAAGATTTCTACCGTTTCGTCAAAGTTTTCGTTTTGCCATACACGTGCTTTTTCATAAACTTTTAAAAAGTGTACAACTAAGTCTGGATTTTCTTTTGCAAACTTTTCCCTTACAATGGTAAAACCTGGCGAATAAATCCCTAAAGATTCTCCATTTTCTAAAACTCGAGCTCCATTTTTAATTTCTTGAACTGAAATAAACGGCTCCCAAATTGCCCATGCATCAACTGATCCATTTTCAAATGCAGGCTGTGCTTCATCAGGTTGTAGCTGTATAATTTCAACGTCATCAGGCTTTAAACCAGCTTCATCAATTGCTCGATATAAGAAGTTAAAACCACTGCTTCCTTTAGCAACCGCTACTTTTTTTCCTTTTAAGTCTTTAATTGTATTAATCTTACTACCTCGTTGTACGACAATCGCGTTCCCTTTTAATCCATCACTTGCATTTGAGATTTCTAAAAATGGAATATCAGCCCCTTGAGCAGAAATAACAGGCGAATTGCCTACTTGCCCAAAGTCTAAACGATCTGATGCAATTCCTTCAAAATGTGGCGGACCGCTCTGAAACTCTGTCCACTTTACTTTTACGCCAATCTTTTCGAATTCTTCTTCAAACCATCCTTTATTTTTAGCCAATAATAATGGGCCTAAGCTTTGTTGAATACCAATGGTAACTGTTTTCGCTTTTTGTTCTGTATTGGCTGACGATGAGCTGCATCCTGCTATGACTAATAAAGCTAAAAAAAGTACGATTAAACTTATTTTCTTCACTGTACCATTCCTCCAATTGTTTTAGTGAATACCAACTTCTTCAAACTCTTTTAATACACGGTGTCTCATTTTTTGAAAGGATTGATCAGCTTTCCTTCTTGGATAAGGCAAATCAATTGGTATTATACTGCGAACTTTTCCTGGCTTCGCACTCATAACCATTACTTTATTAGCTAAATAAATAGATTCGTCTAAGTCATGCGTCACAAAAATCATTGTCGTTTTCTTTTGGTTCCAAATCTCTAAAAGTACATCTTGTAAATGTGTACGCGTAAACGCATCTAAAGCTCCGAAAGGTTCATCCAACAACAGTACGTCTGGATTTCTTAAAAGCGCTCTAGCAATTGCTACTCGCTGAGACATTCCACCAGACAGCTCACGAGGATACGACTTTTCAAAACCTTGCAAGCGAACAATACCAATTAACTCATCTACTTTTTTACGAATCTGCTTATCTTTTAACGACAAATCTGCTGCAATATTTTCTTCAACCGTTAACCATGGAAACAAACGATGTTCTTGAAAAATCATTCCTTTTTTTAAAGATGGACCCTCAACTACCTGGCCATCGAGTTTCACGCTTCCATCAAAGTCTGTATCTAACCCTGCAATCATTTTTAACAACGTACTTTTCCCGCAACCGCTAGGGCCAATCAACGTAACAAAATCTCCTTGCTCAATATCAACAGTTACATCTTCTAACACAACAGTAAATTTATTATTATTTACAAAACGCTTTGTGATTCTTTCTAAACGTACACTCAATGATTTACCCCCTTTGTGATAAACAAACAATGTATTGCTTTTTTACAGAAACAATCCACGTAATCACCCCCAAAAAATAAGAAAAGCTCCTACCTAAAATAGGTAGAAGCTTTCGGTTGGCCGATCAGCAATTACTCAAAATAACAATCTATTCGTTTGATTATTTTGAATTTTATCACATTATTCCGATTTGTCAACTAAGATTAATAAGACTTTTCAACCTTTTTCCATTTAAAAACTTTATTTAACAATCCATAAATCATCTTTGATTCTTTTGTTAATAATGGGCCAAGAATGGCTAAAATGAGTACATACAGAGCGGCAAATGGCTGTAAAATTGAAGCCAGTCCACCCGCTATACCAATATTGGCCATAATAATTGAGAACTCCCCCCGTGA from Bacillus sp. 1780r2a1 encodes the following:
- the ssuD gene encoding FMNH2-dependent alkanesulfonate monooxygenase, producing MKILWFIPSHGDGRYLGTNKRGRSADYTYFRQVAQAADRLGYEGVLIPTGKSCEDPWLLAASLIPETERLKFLVAVRPGIMTPTVAARMTSTLDRISNGRLLVNVVTGGDPVELAGDGVFLNHNERYEVTDEFLSVWKRLLKGEKVNFHGSHIRVKESELLFPPVQQPHPPIYFGGSSEAGQHVGAQHSDVYLTWGEPVEQVKQKIKAVQTKANGRDIKFGIRLHVIVRETEEEAWQAADRLIQHLDEKTIQAAQATFARYDSVGQQRMSSLHHGTRDQLTIAPNLWAGVGLVRGGAGTALVGSAENVAKRIKEYHSIGVDTFILSGYPHLEEAYNVAELLFPLLPVGIKTQSPIGEVVANHSFPK
- a CDS encoding ABC transporter permease; the protein is MSEENQTKTKSKSQNKKKVLLRGLLFPTLLTIVWQIIGSMGIVSSTVLPTPLDIVIAFQQLILTGELPSHLQVSIFRAALGFLVGAGLGLVFGIIVGFSSKTEAYMDPSIQMLRTVPHLAVAPLFILWFGFGEVSKVLLIAKGAFFPIYVNTFLGIRGVDSKLFDVARILQFSRWKQVTRLILPAALPSILLGIRLSLGIAWLGLVVAELMGSSEGIGYMIMDARQFSQTDIVFVGIIIFAVVGKLSDSFVRLLEKRLLKWRESYTGTH
- a CDS encoding aliphatic sulfonate ABC transporter substrate-binding protein; this encodes MKKISLIVLFLALLVIAGCSSSSANTEQKAKTVTIGIQQSLGPLLLAKNKGWFEEEFEKIGVKVKWTEFQSGPPHFEGIASDRLDFGQVGNSPVISAQGADIPFLEISNASDGLKGNAIVVQRGSKINTIKDLKGKKVAVAKGSSGFNFLYRAIDEAGLKPDDVEIIQLQPDEAQPAFENGSVDAWAIWEPFISVQEIKNGARVLENGESLGIYSPGFTIVREKFAKENPDLVVHFLKVYEKARVWQNENFDETVEIFAKEKKIDSKIVRKVLENNPPINIPITDEIIAEQQKTADFQYSLSVIKKKIDTSKIVDNSYIEKALKELEEGE
- a CDS encoding ABC transporter ATP-binding protein; its protein translation is MSVRLERITKRFVNNNKFTVVLEDVTVDIEQGDFVTLIGPSGCGKSTLLKMIAGLDTDFDGSVKLDGQVVEGPSLKKGMIFQEHRLFPWLTVEENIAADLSLKDKQIRKKVDELIGIVRLQGFEKSYPRELSGGMSQRVAIARALLRNPDVLLLDEPFGALDAFTRTHLQDVLLEIWNQKKTTMIFVTHDLDESIYLANKVMVMSAKPGKVRSIIPIDLPYPRRKADQSFQKMRHRVLKEFEEVGIH